A DNA window from Undibacterium sp. YM2 contains the following coding sequences:
- a CDS encoding DMT family transporter, which translates to MRSADLLRLISLAAIWGASFLFMRVLAPVVGVLWSAEVRVGLAGIALLTLMYVTNRAMNFRANWKSFLVLGTINSALPFALYSYAALSIPAGYSAIVNATSPLWGQ; encoded by the coding sequence ATGCGCAGTGCTGATTTATTACGTTTGATTTCCTTGGCCGCCATCTGGGGTGCATCCTTCCTGTTCATGCGGGTACTGGCGCCCGTGGTCGGGGTATTGTGGAGTGCTGAGGTCAGGGTGGGGTTGGCAGGTATCGCCTTGCTGACACTGATGTATGTGACCAATCGTGCGATGAACTTTCGTGCAAACTGGAAGTCATTTTTAGTTCTTGGCACGATTAATTCAGCCTTGCCGTTTGCCCTGTATTCTTATGCGGCACTGAGCATACCTGCCGGTTACTCAGCCATCGTGAATGCCACCAGCCCGCTCTGGGGGCAGTGA
- a CDS encoding DMT family transporter — protein sequence MGAAFLGERLTLRKMAGMAIGVLGVAFLVRLGPVEFNSKLVLAVLACVGATLCYAIVGIYTKKKLTGITPMQMATGSQVGAAFVLMPFLPLAPVQGEITATIALVGVALALLCSAVAYLIYFRLMADLGPTKALTVTFLIPLFALLWGYLFLNEHITMNTVIGCAGVVLATWLVVFQPAQKTA from the coding sequence ATGGGTGCGGCCTTTCTGGGTGAACGGCTGACATTGCGCAAGATGGCTGGCATGGCGATAGGCGTGCTCGGCGTAGCCTTCCTGGTACGCCTGGGGCCGGTAGAATTCAACAGCAAACTGGTGCTGGCAGTGCTGGCCTGCGTGGGTGCAACTTTGTGCTATGCGATAGTCGGCATTTATACCAAGAAAAAACTCACAGGCATCACACCCATGCAAATGGCGACCGGTTCGCAAGTAGGTGCTGCATTTGTATTGATGCCTTTCCTGCCGCTGGCACCAGTGCAGGGCGAGATCACGGCTACCATAGCATTAGTAGGTGTTGCACTGGCCTTATTGTGTAGCGCAGTGGCTTACCTGATTTACTTCCGTTTGATGGCAGACCTGGGGCCAACCAAGGCTTTGACGGTGACTTTCCTGATTCCGTTGTTTGCCTTGCTGTGGGGCTATCTGTTCCTCAATGAACATATCACCATGAATACCGTCATAGGCTGCGCAGGTGTGGTGCTGGCGACCTGGCTGGTGGTGTTCCAGCCAGCTCAAAAAACAGCTTAA
- the katG gene encoding catalase/peroxidase HPI has translation MSNEAKCPFSGSARTAVAASHANADWWPNQLNLKILHQHSPASNPLGEDFNYAEAFKTLDLDAVIKDLHALMTDSQEWWPADYGHYGPFFIRMAWHSAGTYRTSDGRGGGGAGAQRFAPLNSWPDNGNLDKARRLLWPIKQKYGNKLSWADLMILAGNVALDSMGFKTFGFAGGRPDIWEPEEDIYWGPEGKWLDDQRYSGDRDLQKPLAAVQMGLIYVNPEGPNGKPDPLASARDIRETFARMAMNDEETVALVAGGHTFGKAHGAGDPAQVGAEPEAASIEEQGLGWKNSFGTGKGVHTITSGIEGAWTPTPITWDNSYFETLFGYEWQLNKSPAGAHQWIPTDPAAKTTVPDAHDPSLRHAPMMTTADMALRTDPAYEKISRRFLQNPQELADAFARAWYKLTHRDMGPISRYLGPLVPREELIWQDPIPAVNHALVDDKDIASLKAKLLASGLSISQLVSTAWASASTFRGSDKRGGANGARIRLAPQKDWEANQPEQLAKVLAKLETIQSEFNAAQSGGKKISLADLIVLGGTAAVEAAAKKAGHDIQVAFTPGRMDATQKQTDVESFEVLEPAADGFRNYLRKGLEGSAAALLIDKAQLLKLSAPEMTVLIGGLRALNANAAQSQLGVFTKRPETLSNDFFVNLLDMNIRWQKSATEGVLEGRDRVNGEVKWTASVVDLVFGSNSQLRALAEIYASSDSQQKFVQDFAAAWSKVMNADRFDLV, from the coding sequence ATGTCTAACGAAGCAAAATGCCCATTCTCTGGCAGCGCCCGCACCGCAGTCGCAGCCAGCCACGCCAACGCAGACTGGTGGCCGAACCAACTGAACCTCAAGATATTGCACCAACACTCCCCGGCATCCAATCCGCTGGGCGAAGATTTCAACTATGCAGAAGCATTCAAGACCCTGGACCTTGATGCCGTCATCAAAGACCTGCATGCCCTGATGACAGACTCACAAGAATGGTGGCCCGCCGATTATGGTCACTACGGCCCCTTCTTCATACGCATGGCCTGGCATAGCGCAGGCACTTATCGCACCAGCGATGGTCGCGGCGGCGGTGGTGCGGGTGCGCAACGTTTCGCACCCCTCAATAGCTGGCCTGACAATGGCAATCTCGACAAGGCACGCCGCCTGCTCTGGCCTATCAAGCAAAAATACGGCAACAAACTGTCCTGGGCAGATCTGATGATATTGGCCGGTAATGTTGCGCTCGATTCCATGGGCTTCAAGACCTTTGGTTTTGCCGGTGGCCGTCCCGACATCTGGGAACCGGAAGAAGACATTTACTGGGGGCCAGAAGGCAAATGGCTGGACGACCAGCGCTATAGCGGCGACCGCGACCTGCAAAAGCCATTGGCCGCCGTGCAAATGGGCCTGATCTATGTGAACCCGGAAGGCCCGAACGGCAAGCCCGATCCGCTGGCATCAGCCCGCGATATCCGCGAAACCTTCGCCCGCATGGCCATGAATGACGAAGAAACCGTCGCCCTGGTTGCCGGTGGCCACACTTTTGGTAAAGCCCACGGCGCAGGCGACCCTGCACAGGTAGGCGCAGAACCGGAAGCCGCCAGCATAGAAGAGCAAGGCCTGGGCTGGAAGAACAGCTTTGGCACAGGCAAAGGCGTGCACACCATCACCAGCGGCATCGAAGGTGCTTGGACGCCAACACCTATTACCTGGGACAATTCTTACTTCGAAACCCTGTTTGGCTATGAATGGCAACTCAATAAGAGCCCGGCCGGTGCCCATCAATGGATACCCACCGACCCAGCTGCAAAAACCACTGTGCCTGATGCGCATGATCCATCCCTGCGTCATGCACCGATGATGACGACGGCAGACATGGCCCTGCGCACTGACCCTGCGTATGAAAAAATCTCGCGCCGTTTCCTGCAAAACCCGCAAGAGCTGGCAGATGCCTTCGCCCGCGCCTGGTACAAACTGACTCACCGTGACATGGGTCCCATCAGCCGTTACCTTGGTCCTCTGGTACCGAGAGAAGAATTGATCTGGCAAGACCCTATCCCTGCAGTCAATCATGCCTTGGTTGATGACAAGGACATTGCCAGCCTCAAGGCAAAGCTGCTGGCATCCGGCCTCAGCATATCGCAACTGGTGAGCACCGCCTGGGCGTCTGCTTCCACCTTCCGTGGCAGCGACAAACGCGGCGGCGCAAATGGGGCACGTATACGCCTGGCACCACAAAAAGACTGGGAAGCCAACCAGCCAGAGCAACTGGCCAAGGTGCTGGCCAAACTGGAAACCATACAGTCAGAGTTCAACGCCGCCCAGTCTGGCGGCAAAAAAATCTCGCTGGCTGACCTCATCGTCCTTGGTGGTACTGCTGCCGTCGAAGCCGCGGCGAAAAAAGCGGGTCATGACATACAGGTAGCTTTCACCCCTGGGCGCATGGATGCGACGCAAAAACAGACCGACGTAGAATCTTTTGAAGTCCTCGAACCTGCTGCAGACGGCTTCCGCAACTACCTGCGCAAAGGACTGGAAGGCTCTGCCGCCGCACTGCTGATAGACAAGGCACAACTGCTTAAACTCAGTGCGCCAGAAATGACCGTGCTGATAGGTGGCCTGCGTGCCTTGAATGCCAATGCCGCTCAGTCGCAACTTGGTGTTTTCACCAAACGACCAGAAACATTAAGCAATGATTTCTTCGTCAACTTGCTGGACATGAATATCAGGTGGCAAAAGTCCGCCACAGAAGGTGTGCTCGAAGGCCGTGACCGTGTGAATGGCGAAGTGAAATGGACAGCCAGCGTAGTCGATCTGGTCTTCGGCTCCAACTCACAACTGCGCGCCCTGGCAGAAATCTATGCAAGCAGTGATTCGCAGCAAAAGTTCGTGCAAGATTTTGCAGCGGCCTGGAGCAAGGTCATGAACGCGGACAGGTTTGATTTGGTATAA
- a CDS encoding NIPSNAP family protein, protein MVTCYLRYIIDPAKLKEFEHYGKLWIPLVNKFGGQHHGYFLPSEGANNVALALFTFPSLAAYEQYRIQMMDDAECQAAFRYAEEHKCIVSYERSFFRPVMS, encoded by the coding sequence ATGGTTACTTGCTATCTGCGCTACATCATCGATCCCGCCAAACTCAAAGAGTTTGAACATTACGGCAAACTCTGGATACCTTTGGTGAACAAGTTTGGCGGCCAGCACCACGGTTATTTCCTGCCTTCTGAGGGTGCGAATAATGTGGCGCTGGCACTGTTTACCTTCCCCAGCCTGGCTGCGTATGAACAATACCGCATACAGATGATGGATGATGCAGAATGCCAGGCAGCGTTCAGATATGCTGAAGAACACAAGTGCATCGTCAGCTATGAGAGAAGTTTTTTCAGGCCGGTGATGAGCTAA
- a CDS encoding Yip1 family protein yields the protein MNLARSVYHVLTEPRLEWQRIAQDSRSSQHVFVLTVVPVTAFFLVLGLVSALLLRHFGPATEIETLSRDYLRMLIVTTVRSYGMGLVFIYIIARIMQGLSRRLGGSYSLPQSLKLSIYSIVPLLIVRSLHILPFFRNDRVAENLIAMAAINFLASAYSIYLLYLGAPVLLEVPPEKRGKFTAISAAVLMLLTWLPIVLVVFMANLMGNLD from the coding sequence ATGAACCTGGCACGCAGCGTGTACCATGTATTGACAGAGCCCAGACTGGAGTGGCAAAGAATTGCACAAGATAGCCGCAGCAGCCAGCATGTATTCGTGCTGACTGTTGTACCCGTGACGGCTTTCTTTCTTGTACTGGGTCTGGTATCTGCCTTGCTGCTCAGGCATTTTGGCCCCGCAACAGAGATTGAAACACTGTCACGTGATTACCTGCGCATGCTCATCGTGACTACTGTTCGATCCTATGGCATGGGACTGGTATTCATCTATATCATTGCCCGCATCATGCAGGGGCTGAGCCGCAGGCTTGGCGGCTCGTATAGTTTGCCGCAATCTTTGAAGCTGAGCATCTATAGCATAGTGCCTTTGCTGATCGTCAGGTCGTTGCACATACTGCCTTTCTTTCGCAATGACAGGGTCGCAGAAAATCTGATCGCGATGGCCGCGATCAATTTCCTGGCCAGTGCCTACAGCATTTACCTGCTGTATCTGGGCGCACCGGTCTTGCTTGAAGTGCCGCCAGAAAAACGCGGTAAATTCACCGCGATCAGTGCTGCCGTGTTAATGCTGCTTACCTGGCTGCCCATCGTTCTGGTGGTCTTCATGGCGAACCTCATGGGAAATTTGGACTAG
- a CDS encoding ABC transporter substrate-binding protein, translating into MKSSLTAVLTALLYSLSLPAMAAADPNKVLHLSFEAADDGFDAMRTNSAYSNWVSDAIFEGLVTYDYLARPAKLVPNTIEAMPAISDDGKTLTFRLKKGIYFSPDPAFKGQRRELQSSDYAYTFKRLVDPNNRSVQASILEGKIVGLDELIAAAKKTGKFDYDKAIAGLETPDPYTLILRMKAQHPGLIYYLAKPLGGAVAREVVEHYGEAVNQHPVGTGAYMLKQYVPRSKIILEANPEYRGFVWDFQGTGTDWDKQIIKDMKGKQMPQVGRVEIAIIEEEQSRWLAFDSGQLDFEMLVPAASVKLLDQGKLKPEFAAKGLRLYRTVDPGVTRTFFNFQDTTVGGYSKDKIALRRAIALSFNHQEEIDQVWFGQAIKAQSMVPPDVAGHDTSYRNSNAYDPKLANKLLDKFGYKRGEDGFRTMPDGSPLKLRIHSAPRPRTMPAWKSGSVHSTR; encoded by the coding sequence ATGAAATCTTCCCTGACTGCTGTGCTGACGGCATTGCTCTACAGCCTTAGCCTGCCTGCAATGGCGGCGGCTGATCCGAACAAGGTCTTGCATCTTTCCTTTGAAGCTGCCGATGATGGCTTTGATGCCATGCGTACCAATAGCGCCTATTCCAACTGGGTGTCTGATGCGATTTTTGAAGGTCTGGTCACTTACGATTATCTGGCGCGTCCGGCCAAACTGGTACCGAATACCATAGAGGCCATGCCCGCCATCAGTGACGACGGCAAGACCCTGACCTTCCGTCTGAAGAAGGGGATTTATTTTTCTCCTGATCCGGCATTCAAGGGCCAGCGCCGCGAATTGCAGTCCAGTGATTATGCCTATACCTTCAAACGCCTGGTCGATCCAAACAACCGTTCAGTACAGGCCAGCATATTGGAAGGCAAGATCGTCGGTCTGGATGAACTAATTGCCGCCGCCAAAAAAACTGGCAAATTTGACTACGACAAAGCAATTGCCGGACTGGAAACACCAGATCCCTATACCCTGATCCTGCGCATGAAGGCGCAACATCCCGGCCTGATTTACTACCTCGCCAAACCCCTGGGTGGCGCGGTAGCGCGTGAAGTGGTTGAGCACTATGGTGAGGCAGTCAACCAGCACCCGGTAGGCACAGGTGCCTATATGCTCAAGCAATATGTACCACGCAGTAAAATCATCCTCGAAGCCAATCCTGAATACCGTGGTTTTGTCTGGGATTTTCAAGGCACAGGCACGGACTGGGACAAGCAGATCATCAAGGACATGAAGGGCAAGCAAATGCCCCAGGTCGGGCGGGTAGAGATTGCCATCATAGAAGAAGAGCAGTCACGCTGGCTGGCCTTTGATTCTGGCCAGCTCGATTTTGAAATGCTGGTACCGGCAGCCTCAGTCAAATTGCTGGATCAGGGCAAGCTCAAGCCAGAATTTGCCGCCAAGGGTTTGCGGCTTTACCGCACTGTTGATCCCGGCGTGACCCGTACCTTCTTCAATTTCCAGGACACTACGGTTGGCGGTTACAGCAAGGACAAAATTGCCCTGCGCCGTGCGATTGCCCTGTCCTTCAATCATCAGGAAGAGATAGACCAGGTCTGGTTCGGGCAAGCCATCAAGGCCCAGTCCATGGTGCCGCCAGATGTGGCAGGGCATGACACCAGCTATCGCAACAGCAATGCCTACGACCCCAAACTGGCCAACAAGCTGCTCGACAAATTTGGCTACAAGCGCGGTGAAGATGGTTTCCGTACCATGCCCGACGGTTCGCCACTGAAGCTGCGCATTCATTCTGCCCCAAGACCAAGGACTATGCCCGCATGGAAGTCTGGAAGCGTTCACTCGACAAGATAG
- a CDS encoding SDR family oxidoreductase, with translation MSATTNEFKDQIIVITGGSSGIGLASAQSFINAGAKRVYITGRSTAKLEQAREILGSKAIPVTADAASTSDLQALHDKIAANGEQIDVLFANAGIAIHNQFGNTTEAEFATTFDTNVKGLFFTVQSLLPLMKPASAIVLNASIAASKGMPNLSLYNASKAAVRSFARSWANDLKDRKIRVNVVSPGVTRTPIMENGLNMKEADIANFSAYLVDAAPAGRMARPEEIAAAVLFLASATASYVNGVELVADGGLIQV, from the coding sequence ATGTCAGCAACTACAAACGAATTCAAAGACCAGATCATCGTCATCACTGGCGGCTCCTCCGGCATAGGCCTGGCCAGCGCCCAGTCCTTTATCAACGCCGGTGCCAAACGTGTGTATATCACTGGTCGTTCAACAGCCAAACTTGAACAAGCGCGCGAAATCCTCGGCAGCAAGGCTATCCCGGTGACGGCAGATGCTGCCAGTACCAGTGACCTGCAAGCCCTGCATGACAAAATTGCCGCAAATGGTGAGCAAATCGATGTATTGTTTGCCAATGCCGGTATCGCCATCCACAACCAGTTTGGCAACACGACAGAGGCTGAATTTGCCACCACCTTCGACACCAATGTCAAAGGCCTGTTCTTCACGGTGCAAAGCCTGCTACCTTTGATGAAGCCAGCTTCTGCGATAGTCCTGAATGCCTCTATCGCGGCCAGCAAGGGCATGCCCAACCTGAGTCTCTACAATGCCTCAAAAGCCGCAGTGCGCTCATTTGCACGTAGCTGGGCGAATGATCTCAAGGACAGGAAGATACGCGTGAATGTCGTCAGCCCCGGTGTCACCAGGACACCGATCATGGAAAATGGCCTGAACATGAAAGAAGCAGATATCGCCAACTTCTCTGCCTATCTGGTCGATGCCGCACCGGCAGGCCGTATGGCGAGGCCAGAGGAAATCGCGGCTGCCGTACTGTTTCTGGCATCAGCCACAGCCAGCTATGTGAATGGTGTGGAACTGGTAGCAGATGGCGGGCTGATCCAGGTTTGA
- a CDS encoding 1-aminocyclopropane-1-carboxylate deaminase/D-cysteine desulfhydrase, translating into MDLWMKRDDMLHPQVSGNKFRKLKYPLQALQGQSTHVVSMGGIWSNHIHALAHAVHALGLPATALIRGASGMHSAMLDDVVALGMQVQFVNREAYRQLRADDTAWRSHVVVPDERTLWLPEGGSAPLALRGVAELVAELPFIPDYLVLACGTGATLAGVLAGLGGRSRVLGIAAISHGDYLRADISRLLDQAGYPDYQNYELLTGYHHGGYGKVSAGLTDFCHEFQQETAIPLEPVYTGKMMYALRQLWHDGYLAQNARVVAVHTGGLQGARGFARR; encoded by the coding sequence ATGGATTTGTGGATGAAACGCGACGATATGTTGCACCCTCAGGTCTCGGGCAACAAGTTTCGCAAATTGAAATATCCTTTGCAAGCCTTGCAGGGGCAAAGTACCCATGTGGTTTCCATGGGAGGGATCTGGTCGAACCATATCCATGCACTGGCCCATGCGGTGCATGCGCTGGGCTTGCCCGCGACTGCCCTGATCCGGGGGGCGAGCGGCATGCACAGCGCCATGCTTGATGATGTCGTGGCCCTGGGCATGCAGGTTCAGTTTGTAAACCGTGAGGCCTACCGTCAATTAAGGGCAGATGACACAGCCTGGCGCAGCCATGTTGTTGTGCCTGATGAGCGCACTTTGTGGTTGCCGGAGGGCGGCAGTGCCCCCCTGGCCTTGCGTGGCGTGGCCGAACTGGTCGCCGAGCTGCCCTTTATTCCTGATTATCTGGTACTGGCCTGTGGCACTGGTGCGACACTGGCGGGTGTGCTGGCTGGCCTGGGCGGGCGATCCAGAGTGCTGGGTATCGCCGCCATCAGCCACGGTGATTACCTGCGTGCAGACATCAGCCGCCTGCTGGATCAGGCTGGCTACCCTGATTACCAGAACTATGAATTACTGACTGGATATCATCATGGTGGCTACGGTAAGGTTTCTGCCGGACTGACCGATTTTTGCCATGAATTCCAGCAAGAGACAGCGATTCCCCTTGAACCCGTATATACAGGCAAAATGATGTATGCCTTGCGTCAGTTGTGGCATGATGGATATCTCGCTCAAAACGCCAGGGTAGTGGCTGTTCATACCGGTGGTTTGCAGGGCGCACGCGGGTTTGCCCGCAGGTAG
- a CDS encoding GGDEF domain-containing protein: protein MPTDFNQPLLEARQQIDQLIKQIKNEGHQDNLLPTLETVLTQLDSMARTDHLTGALNRRTLAAMLDGELARSFRTGHTFTLAAIAVDGLEQILEQHGQAVARQVLQQVAKEALTMLRTLDSFGRVAANEFAIVMPTTWLEASLKAIARLKLRIAGVDWEAISPGLKVTFATGLTTNAHKDSADSMLKRVNSALQTARSKGADSIVEIEPPLPDYDPNAED from the coding sequence ATGCCCACAGATTTTAATCAGCCTTTATTAGAAGCAAGACAACAAATTGATCAATTGATCAAGCAAATCAAGAACGAAGGCCATCAGGACAATCTCTTGCCCACGCTGGAAACCGTGCTGACACAACTCGACAGCATGGCCAGGACCGACCACCTGACTGGCGCCCTGAACCGCCGCACCCTGGCGGCGATGCTGGATGGTGAACTGGCACGCTCCTTCCGTACCGGCCATACCTTTACGCTGGCAGCCATCGCCGTCGATGGACTTGAGCAAATACTAGAGCAGCATGGCCAGGCCGTGGCACGCCAGGTCTTGCAGCAAGTCGCCAAAGAAGCGCTGACCATGCTGCGCACCCTGGATTCCTTTGGCCGTGTTGCTGCCAATGAATTTGCGATCGTCATGCCAACAACGTGGCTGGAAGCCAGCCTCAAGGCCATCGCCCGCCTGAAGTTGCGCATTGCCGGGGTGGATTGGGAAGCCATCTCCCCCGGCCTGAAAGTGACTTTTGCCACTGGCCTGACGACGAATGCCCACAAGGACAGTGCCGACAGCATGCTCAAGCGCGTTAATAGCGCCCTGCAGACAGCCCGTAGCAAGGGCGCCGACAGCATCGTAGAAATTGAGCCCCCTTTGCCGGATTACGACCCGAATGCTGAAGATTAA
- a CDS encoding CocE/NonD family hydrolase, protein MRTPQLRQALPALSIMLGAILTSIATPALALSSNITSTSSSTATDDKADAARLRAEYIRKNYAKFEYRIPMRDGKLLFTSVYVPNDASASKRYPILMSRTPYSVGPYGSDQYKTMLGPTAEYEKDGFIFVYQDVRGTYMSEGEFVNMRPHIDEKKSKTDVDESSDTYDSIEWMIKHLPHNNGKVGQWGNSYPGFYTSAGAIDSHPALKAVSPQAPIADWFRGDDMHRNGAFNLQMAFGFFHSFGQPRPQPTTGAGWKTFNFGTPDGYQFFLDLGSVANANNRYFKNGIPFWNDIVAHPNYDNFWQSRNILPHLKNIKAAVLTVGGWYDTEDLYGPLNTYKAIEKQNPGIQNTIVIGPWTHGGWFRTDGDKVGDANFGYKTVQTYQPVEFAFFKHYLKTGDKPTLAEAWMFETGANRWRGFDAWPPKESKDKALYFHANGKLSFTAPANQDAQFAEYISDPAKPVPYTTEIETRWSKQYIAADQRFATSRPDVVSWQSEVLEKDVTLAGPLSADLFVSVTGSDADFVVKLIDVNPANLEVDAQTNRGNQQTLVRGEPFRARFRDGFETAKPMVPNQVTKVKFAINDVFHTFQRGHRIMVQVQSSWFPFIDRNPQSFVPNIYEAKDGDFIKATHKVYFGSQQPSALHVKVLPALDE, encoded by the coding sequence ATGAGAACACCGCAGTTGCGACAGGCCCTGCCTGCGCTTTCCATCATGCTGGGCGCAATCCTGACCAGCATCGCTACACCAGCACTGGCCTTGAGCAGCAACATCACCAGCACCAGCAGCAGCACGGCCACTGACGACAAGGCTGATGCTGCCAGGTTGCGTGCCGAGTACATCCGTAAAAACTATGCCAAGTTTGAATACCGCATCCCCATGCGTGATGGCAAGCTCCTGTTCACCTCTGTCTATGTACCGAATGATGCCAGCGCCAGCAAGCGCTATCCCATCCTGATGAGCCGCACGCCTTATTCGGTCGGGCCCTATGGCAGTGATCAATATAAAACCATGCTGGGGCCAACTGCCGAGTATGAAAAAGATGGCTTTATCTTTGTCTACCAGGATGTGCGTGGCACCTATATGTCGGAAGGCGAATTCGTCAACATGCGCCCGCATATAGACGAGAAAAAATCCAAGACCGATGTCGATGAAAGCAGCGATACCTATGACAGCATAGAGTGGATGATCAAACACCTGCCACACAATAATGGCAAGGTCGGTCAGTGGGGTAATTCTTACCCTGGCTTTTATACTTCGGCTGGTGCCATTGACAGCCACCCGGCATTAAAAGCGGTGTCACCGCAGGCACCGATAGCTGACTGGTTCCGTGGTGACGACATGCACAGGAATGGCGCTTTCAACCTGCAGATGGCCTTTGGCTTCTTCCACAGTTTTGGCCAGCCACGTCCACAGCCGACCACAGGTGCTGGCTGGAAAACCTTTAACTTTGGTACACCGGATGGCTACCAGTTCTTCCTGGACCTGGGTTCGGTGGCCAATGCGAATAACCGTTACTTCAAGAACGGCATCCCATTCTGGAATGATATCGTCGCGCACCCGAACTATGACAACTTCTGGCAAAGCCGCAATATCCTGCCACACCTGAAGAACATCAAGGCCGCTGTCCTGACCGTGGGTGGCTGGTATGACACAGAAGACTTGTATGGCCCACTGAATACCTACAAGGCCATAGAAAAACAAAACCCCGGCATACAAAACACTATCGTCATCGGCCCATGGACGCATGGTGGTTGGTTCCGTACCGATGGCGACAAAGTCGGCGATGCCAACTTTGGCTACAAGACGGTGCAGACTTACCAGCCCGTGGAATTTGCCTTCTTCAAGCATTATCTGAAAACCGGCGACAAGCCCACGCTGGCCGAAGCCTGGATGTTTGAAACCGGTGCCAACCGCTGGCGCGGTTTTGATGCCTGGCCACCGAAAGAAAGCAAGGACAAGGCCCTGTACTTCCACGCGAATGGCAAGCTGAGCTTTACCGCACCGGCAAATCAGGATGCGCAATTTGCAGAATACATCAGCGACCCGGCCAAACCTGTGCCCTATACCACCGAGATAGAAACGCGCTGGAGCAAGCAATACATAGCCGCCGACCAACGCTTTGCCACCAGCCGCCCGGATGTAGTGAGCTGGCAAAGTGAGGTACTGGAAAAAGACGTGACACTGGCTGGCCCATTGAGTGCAGACTTGTTTGTCAGTGTCACCGGCAGCGATGCTGACTTTGTTGTCAAGCTCATCGACGTCAATCCAGCCAACCTCGAAGTCGATGCACAGACCAATCGTGGTAACCAGCAAACCCTGGTACGCGGCGAACCTTTCCGCGCCCGCTTCCGCGATGGTTTTGAAACAGCCAAACCCATGGTACCTAACCAGGTGACCAAGGTGAAGTTTGCCATCAATGATGTATTTCACACCTTCCAGCGAGGCCACCGCATCATGGTGCAGGTACAGTCCAGCTGGTTCCCTTTCATAGACCGTAACCCGCAATCCTTTGTGCCTAACATCTATGAAGCCAAGGACGGTGATTTCATCAAGGCCACGCATAAGGTGTATTTCGGCAGCCAGCAACCAAGTGCCCTGCATGTCAAGGTCTTGCCCGCACTGGATGAATAA
- a CDS encoding ABC transporter substrate-binding protein — protein sequence MKRRRTIFGNAIYGLAGLAGLTLCGVCPLQAQAAETLLRVAVYENLDYPLNIFDKNHVLVGGLQKDFTDQLAKKLSTPVSYAAYSRRRIESVVIQGDADIMCYSSPGWFDLPKEVSWTVATFPQVERVVVMADKTSVEMVPQQLEGKKVVLQLGYHYPQIASQLTEGKIKRVDLTDVPGMFRLLALGGADAMVSSDGEIEGYFKNFPEKRSLYKVSKTPFSVVHTQCALSHKSAWKLEQINAAIQFLQESGEMERIMRKYGLSMR from the coding sequence ATGAAAAGGCGGCGCACAATTTTTGGCAACGCTATTTACGGGCTGGCTGGGCTGGCCGGGTTGACCCTATGCGGGGTTTGCCCTCTGCAAGCGCAAGCGGCAGAAACGCTGCTGCGTGTGGCTGTCTATGAAAATCTTGATTACCCCCTCAATATTTTTGACAAGAATCATGTACTGGTTGGTGGCCTGCAAAAAGACTTTACTGACCAGCTGGCAAAAAAACTCTCAACACCAGTCAGTTATGCTGCCTATTCCCGCAGGCGCATAGAGAGCGTGGTCATACAGGGCGATGCTGACATCATGTGTTATTCCAGCCCCGGCTGGTTTGACTTGCCCAAGGAAGTCAGCTGGACGGTAGCTACCTTTCCCCAGGTCGAAAGAGTGGTGGTCATGGCAGACAAGACCAGTGTAGAAATGGTGCCCCAGCAACTTGAAGGCAAAAAAGTCGTGCTGCAACTTGGTTACCATTATCCGCAAATCGCCAGCCAGCTTACTGAGGGCAAAATCAAGCGCGTTGACCTGACTGATGTGCCTGGCATGTTCCGTCTGCTGGCCCTTGGCGGTGCCGATGCCATGGTCAGCTCGGATGGCGAGATTGAAGGATATTTCAAGAACTTCCCTGAAAAGCGCAGCCTGTACAAGGTATCCAAAACGCCTTTCTCTGTCGTCCATACCCAGTGCGCGCTGTCGCATAAATCTGCCTGGAAGCTGGAGCAGATCAATGCCGCAATACAGTTTTTGCAAGAAAGCGGTGAGATGGAAAGGATTATGCGCAAATATGGTTTGTCCATGCGTTAA